In Gloeomargarita sp. SKYB120, the sequence ATCTTTACGTGCAACCCCAGACAGGACCCACGGAAGTCCTGACGTTTGCCGACTTGACCCTGGACTTGAACACGCGAGTCGCCCTGCGCAAGCAACGGCAAATCCAACTGACGATGAAGGAATTTGACCTGCTCAAATTTCTCATGCAAAATCCGGGGCGGGTGTTGACGCGGGAAGAAATCATGGAGCAAGTGTGGGGCTATCAGTCGGTGCATGAGTCGAACGTGATCGAGGTCTATGTCCGTTACCTGCGCCTGAAGCTCGACCAGCCAGGGGAAAAACACCTGATTCAAACGGTGCGGGGTGTTGGGTATGTTCTCCGGGAACCTTAGACGCTACCTAGGGGGCGCTGTCCTAGCGGTGGTGCTCACAGGGACAACGGCCATCGCCGAAAAGCCCCAGTATCTGCCGGTGCGCGCCCAGTTCCAACACAACGGGCAACGGGTGCTCCTGGAGGTGGCCTGGACGCCGGAGCAACAGGCGCTAGGCCTGATGTACCGTGAACGCCTGGTGCCTGACCGGGGAATGCTGTTTCCCTTCTACCCGCCCCGTCCGGTGCAGTTCTGGATGAAAAATATGCGGGCGCCGATTGACATGGTGTTTCTGCGCGAGAACCGGGTGATTGCCATTTACCCCAACGTGCCGCCCTGTCCTCGCGACCCTTGCCCGACCTACGGCCCCGATGACCTAGTGGATGCGGTGATTGAACTGGCGCCGGGACGCGCCCAGCAGTTGGGTCTGAGGGTGGGTGATACCCTCATCGTGCGGCTGATTCGGCCCAGCGGCGTGCCCAAGCGAGAATAGCCTGTCCCTTCTCGGGCGTGGGGGATTCGCAGTACAGGCGCAGGAGCGGTTCCGTACCGCTCAAGCGAACGAGTAACCAGCTCTGGTCGGCCAGGTAAAATTTGTAGCCGTCGCCGCTCCAGGTTTTTACCACATCCGTATCAGCAATCTGGGTAGGGGGGTGTTCAGCCAACTGTTGCAACAGGCGCTCCTTCACCGCCGTATCCGCCAACGGCACGTCGATCCGGTCATAGACGCTGTAAAAGCCGGTCTTCTCCTGCAATTGGCGATATAGGACTTCGAGAGGTTTCTGGGTTAGGGCTACCGCCTCCAGCAGGTACAACGCTGACAGCAGGGCATCCCGTTCCGGCAAGTAGTGGCCGTAGCCGATGCCGCCTGACTCTTCACCCCCTAGGAGCACACCGCCCTTGAGCATTTCCTGGGCAATGTACTTAAAACCGATGGGGGTTTCCACCACCGGCAAACCGTAGTAGGCCGCCGTCTTGGCGATCAACTCCGAGCCGCT encodes:
- a CDS encoding DUF192 domain-containing protein → MFSGNLRRYLGGAVLAVVLTGTTAIAEKPQYLPVRAQFQHNGQRVLLEVAWTPEQQALGLMYRERLVPDRGMLFPFYPPRPVQFWMKNMRAPIDMVFLRENRVIAIYPNVPPCPRDPCPTYGPDDLVDAVIELAPGRAQQLGLRVGDTLIVRLIRPSGVPKRE